The DNA segment gaaataTGTTTCTTAGTCATCTTTAACAAAAACGCAACGACGCTTCGTTACAGTAGGTCCAGATAGAGCAGTTAAAAAGGTCTCCCTTAATGAAATCACGATACTGGTGCAGAGTTGTTATTGCATTGCTGGCAAACTGTAATGTAGCCAGTGGTATCCACATAATCTTGCCTCTCTGTTATTTAACATTCAGGATAAATCTGTCAATGTGCTTATCTCACTATGCACCTCAAGCTTTATGGCAACACATTACCTGAGTCAGTTTGTTATCACGGTAGAGGGGTTGAGTAATtgctgctgtaaaataaaaaataaaaaattgcatACATGTCATGTCTTATCTCTGAACTGCTCCTCCTCACCTTTTTCCTTTGGCTGGGCTTTAGTTTTCTTGCTCAGTCGTGCAACCAAGCCAAGCTCCTCACTTGGAGCTGCATTGTCTGAATCTTCTCCATCAAACTCCATCTTAACCACTACGTTTTCAGTCTGCAATTACAGAAAGAAGAGTCAAGCAAAATGTAACTTTCATTTGGAGATTGTGCTGTGTCCAAGTGCATGATGTAGACGTATGACTTGCAACACAAAAAAGGAgttattttctgacagttaaGTGTCTTCTCAAACATTAAGTTTGAAAAGACATACCTTGATTTTCTTGCCCCTCTTTCCGTCTCCTTTCTTGTCAGCCTTCCTGTTAGCTTCAGCTTTCATGGTGCTGGTAACGCGTGGGACTACGCGACGACCCTGGGGCGTGGGTAGAGTCTCCTCCTTcattttcattgcttttttgCCTTTTCCAGCCCCCTTTCCAACAGGCATGGTGGCAGTCTCCTTTTCTTTGGCCTCAGTGCACTGAgcacaagaaaaaacaaggtCAGGGGATGATTGAGGAGTGAAACGTTTCACAGTAACATTATTGAATGTAACCAGGGTTTCCAGAGGCTATCAACACTTGATATGCATATTGGTAATCCCTTTCTTAAACTATGATGGACACAATGTATGTCACCATATGTGACTGACGAcatacagcaacaacaatgaaaaacaaagtataCAAAGGGAAAGAGTCTATACCTCCAGTTCCTCGGAGAAAGCGGCAAGGTCTTCCCTCCACAGGTCTTCtggattcttcttcttcagggtGTTCAGCTCTGTCATCTACAGAACAGCATTTGGGTCAAAAAGGGACATAGTTTAGGTGAGGTGGGCCAATTTTAAATGATACAGTGCTACCATCAGTAAGATTTCAGCATAGCTGAGAATCACACCTTAGTATCCCTCTGTTTGCAcagctcctctttcttctctttagtCAAGAACCACATGGGCATGCTCAGCAGGTAGTTGTAGTCCGGCCCACTGGTGTCCTCTTTCTCtgttccttcctcttcctcttgctcctccatctcctcctcattctaaaagcatgaacacaaatatataatgttATTTGCTCGAGTGGAGGCTGATTATTTGGCATTCCTCACTGATGTAACTGAAAGCCATTTGAATCAAAGTGTCTAACCTTCTCTTGAGCCTGTTTCCAAGCCTTGACTGGGTCAGAGTCGTAACCCATACTCTGCAGCATGCGGATCAGCTCCTTCTTAGGCTTGTTCTCTACAAGTAGATGagcaatattaatatttttgatcAAGGAAAAATCAAAGCACACTACGTGTAAAATTATGGCTAAAACAATCATCTACCAATAACTGTGACTGCCATTATAATTGTTACAATTTCAGAAGATGTTCTAAATGAAGATTTaatatgacacaaaaacactatAATTTACTTTAGTGGGcggaaatgtaaaaataaaaacaatttatctgcctttttttgtagtatttcaaatcaaacaaaaattgTATTAAGCTACTAACCAATGACCAAGGTGCCCTCGATTTTCTCCAGGATGAAGCGAGCCTGGTTGGTGAGCTTAGCGCTCTCTGCGCCCAGCATGCCAACCAACCAGTCCTTTCTCAGCACATAGTACCTCATCCTCAACTCAAAGAAGTCCCTGAGAATATCCTGCACAGACTCGTACTTCTTCAGGCTGCCCACATGGTCAAACAGAacctaaaaaagaaagaaagaaaccctAAGGCACACTAATCCCCTGTCTTGAGAATATTACATGGGTACATATATGCGGCAGCCATTACCATAGAGTTGCAGGTGAGTGGactctgcagtttgaaaacTTTATGGAGGCCGGCAGCTTCCGCCTCCCTCAGCTTCTCTTCTGTCATCTTGACCACAAAGCGCACGGTGGTGTCGGTATGGTATTCCTTGTAGTCTGTGATCAGAGGAGGGACCTTCTCTGTGCCATTCAACATTGGCTCCAGAACGTTCTCCTTGTACGTCTAGATAATAACATGAAATTGTCATAAAGATGGAATTACGATGTTCTCAAAAGTGCTTAAAATGGATAAGTTAAAAATTAGTGATGGATACATGATGGAACATTCTGAATACATCCCTAAGAGGAAGGATAAAGTTGACTAACCTGTGTCCAAGATTTGACAGGCAGTTCAGAGATCTCAATGGTGGTCGAATTAATGATGGCGATCTCTCCGCTGTTCATGAACTGGTTATCCATCACCTGCTCAATTGTGCCTCTGAAGCCTTTGTAGTTTGGAAGCTATGGGAGaggaaaagataagaaaaaaatcatcctcatcatccgTTTCGTACACCAGAGGACACAAGTTAACAATGTCAGAAAGCAACAACAGTCATTTCCTGTCCTCACCATGGGCAGAGGCTCCTCGCCATTGAGCATACGGTGGATGTTGCTGATGATCTCTCTTATGTCATAGTTTGGGATCTTGCTGGCCCAGCCTGTGCCGATACCTTCGGCACCATTCACCAGCACCGTGGGGATGATGGGCATGTACCACTCCGGCTCTACACGCTGGTTGTCATCATAGTTGTACTTGAGCAGGTTGTCGTCCGTAGGTGGGAAAAGGAGGCGGGTCAGGGggctggagggagagaaaggtgGGAGAATTTTTGAGTAAATCACTCACTAAGTAAACCGTGAAACTACCTCGTTCATATTCTTAAACCTGTTAAATGTGTGCAAGAGGCCTGTAGCTTCAGTGTAATTTGTAGGATGCAAGGAAGCTGCTGACCTGAGCATGGTGAAGATGTATCGAGGGCTGGCAGAGTCTTTGCCACCATGCAACCTGGTTCCAAACTGACCCAGAGGCTGCAACAGGTTCAAGTTGTTGCTTCCCACAAAGTTCTGGGCCAAACCGACAATGGTCATCATcagagagacctgaaaatgaaaagcgTTGATGAGAGTAAATCATCAGTATTATCAAAACCTCCAAGTATGGCTTTTCTCACCACAATCAGTCAGTATAAATTTGCTATGAAAGactttcacatttacattcagcaatgaaaaagaataataaagaaaGTGGCAAGTTGGCAAGTTTACAAAAATTATAAGCATTGTAAACTAATTAAGAAACCAGCCAGCTCATTCAAGTGTAAAGTCATGTCACCTCTCCATGGTGGTATGCCGACATCTCAGCCACTGAACCAGCCAACTGGGCCACCTTCACTTCCCGCTTGTCGTTTCTCTTGAAGCAACAGAACAACACCTTCCTCTGGCCAGGCTTTAGACCTGGCACAcgcacagatacagacacacattagACCACTGTCTCGGTGTCGCAATTCTGTTCTTGGTGATCATAATCATTTCACGCACCGTCCACCAGGCAGGGAATTGACCTCTCGTTGTCAGAGTTGGAGAAAAGTACCAGTTCCTTGTTGACAAAGTCATTGTAGGACAGGGACTTGGTGGACTGACCGTACAGGTACTCCTGTGAAGAGACAGCAAAAGATACAGTGAAACTTAACTgaacacagaaataaatcacatataGTTCACCAGTGGTTGGGACGTACCTCAGGCAGGTTGTGCTCCCTGCGCTGGCGCCTGTTGGTCATGAAATTGGTCAGCCACTCTTTGCGCTCTTCCACTTTCTTTTTGCTAAAGGCCTGGCAAAAAAAAGGTGATGCAAGAATATAATATTTACACTCCAACTACTACTCATATCCTGGCAGAAATTTTATGTAATGGTGTACAGAGTACAAAACTCGATGTGATCCTCCTCAGTAGGAGCCAAACAGATGTATAACATCTTACAAGGGTGATAGCTTCATCGTCTTCAGGTCCAGCGTACTTGAATGGGATACGATGTCTCTGCATATCAGAGAAGTACTCCTTGGCTTCCTGTGATGTGCTGGTTCCCAAACCTGTGTCCACAAAGGAAGAGAGCCTATTAGATAAAGCATTACAATGTGTACAAGGCTGTAGCCATGACATTTGTCAGGTATGAAAGGTTGCTTACTTGTCCTTTTTACTACCACACAGGGGTTTATAACAAACCTTTGTAGTATTTGACTTTCCAAGATTTGTGGTTGGACTGGCTCTCCTTCCATGCACTGAATTCAGGGATACTGTAGAAAGACATCTGAGTTTTCTTGTGAGATGCCTGAAGAGAGGGAAATTACATCTTGTCATACcaacatttacacattcacaataaaaatacagaccAAAATCAAAGATTAATTCAGTTCACAGTTCTCCAGGACTTCGCCACCAGATGGCAGTCTTGTTGTAAATTCAAGCAGACTGCATTTTGGATTGCTATCAGGGCTAGAAATCAGTTTCCATTCATTCAACTGTGTATCCCTGTGAGTGGCTGTCAACTAGAACCAAAATTTTACCAAAACATCCTGTGAGATTACATACCTTGATGATGGGGGTGATGAATTCCTCCAGGAAGTTGTGGCGCAGCAACGACGGCCAGTTATGGTGGATGAAGTTGATCAGCAAGCCCTTAATGTGGGAGCCATCTTGATCCTGTCACAATCACAAGAATACAGCAGAGTCCAGTCATATTAATATAgagataaataagaaataaggCTAAAGAACAATAAGCACAGTAAAACAGACATGTCACATATCACTACATTCTGAAAACACACCTGATCTGTCATGATCATGATCTTGCCATAACGCAGACTCTTGAGGGATTCTGGGTCTGTGTAGTTCTTCTTGTACTGAAGACCGAGGATCTTAATGATGTTGTTTATCTCAGCGTTCTCCATAATCTGAGAGGAAAGACCAAACAATTTGTACTTTCAGCTGTTTGCCACGTGTACAGAAATACATGATAAAACAGTAatatgtgaaatgaaaacatctaTTTCTGCTTTACCTCAAACTGTTTCATTCTAATTATCAtactaatttattttattaaacttATTATGTTGGTTTTCCACGACACCTTTTATGACTGTATGCATCTGCAAAAACAGGCAGTTGCCATCTAAAAACTATGAGCACAATTCTGTTGGGCCTAACCTGCTTGTGTGAGGCCTCCCGGACGTTGAGCATTTTTCCTCTGAGAGGGAAGACGCCATAGCGGTCCCTGCCGACAACTCCCAGCCCAGACACAGCCAGTGTCTTGGCTGAGTCTCCCTCAGTAAGGATCAGTGTGCAGCCGATGGAGTTCTTCCCACCTGCCAGAGAACATGGTTATCGCAGGACGTTCGCCACTCACTAATGTTTAGATACGGCCAGATATGATATGGACAGACAGTAGTTTAGTAGACAGCACCTGCATCATTGGCATCATCCAGTTTAGGCACCCCCTTGATTTTTGTGTGCTTGACAGCTGAGCATTTCTTGTTGAGCTGGGTTTGAGCCTTGAACTTCACCCAGTTCATGATACTTTCCACAATCCCACAGGATGTGGCCTATGGTGAACAGAAAGTGAAGAGGAAGTAGTGTAAATGAATGATAACACTTCTGCGGTTAAGAATGGAAaaccagtgtttttgttttattagcaCCTGTTTAATGAACTTGTCACTGAGAAGACAGGTGGACCCAAAGTTCTTCTGCTGCAGTGTCATGTTCTCTTTAGTCTGAGAGTCGAAGGTAGGGTTCTCAACCAGGCAATTGACAAACAGCCACATGTGGTTCTTCACCTGGATGGAGAGGGAGTGACACATACTGACTTAGGTTTTGTTTAcagaatatttaataataatttagctGTTCAATATTGCTCCAGCTATTATGACAACAATGTGATGACTGAATGGTACTttcattagaaaataaatagacaaataaGATCAGAGTTTACAATATAACTGTACCTGGAAAGGCTTGACAGCCACCCCagctttgttcttcttcttcaccactTCAATAAGCTTACCAACCACTTGGTCAGCCACATAGTCAACGTGCCTCCCTCCCTGGGTCCAGAGAACAAAAATAAGATCCCATTTACAGAATAAATGTCATAAGTCTTAATCACAGTGACACAAAGTGGCTGGGAGAGTAGCCAAACTTGTACTTAGCTGCCAAAGGAACCTGGTCTACTAGTTTAGTCAGCCTTAAAATGATTCATAGCTGCTCTAAGATGTAAATTCAAACAGGGCTgacaaaataagataaaattaaaattgacGGTGAGTTTTCCAAAAGactaattaaaaaattaaattacgGGTTTGGCATGGAGGTCATAAGCCAAACTCATTCCTCAATCgctctgttacacacacacgaaccgcacaaacacacacacacactacatactgtatgtatacaatacatttaaacaataaatgcacTACACAAGATTTAATACACTGAGACATTACCTTGGTTGTGGCAATACTGTTGACAAAGCTGACTTGCTGGAAACCTTTCTCGCTCATGGTGAGGCAGACCTCCCAGCGCTCGTTGACAGTCTCATGGACCACGGTGAGGGTATCACCAAGCTCATCCACCTTGTCCTTCACGAACATGTCCACATAGCTACGGAAACCCGTTATCTGGAGTACAAGAGCAACTGTTTCAGTCTAAATCACATGATTTAAGCCATACAGGCTTATGCAATGACCAGCAAAATCACAAGAGCTTAAAAACAATACGGCAGGCagttaaaaaagtaaaaacgaGAAATACCAGAGAGTAGGACAGAAGAGTGAAACAGTGCGGTGACTTACTGGCAGCTTCTTGCCATTGAAGAACACACGGACACCCTTGGTGGCTCCAGCAATGTCATAGGCCCTCCTGGTCATCAGAGCAAGTGTGTCTTTGTCCAACGTGCTCATCTTAAACTTGGGCAGATCTGGCCTGAAGGTGATGCAAGTGAATTCCTCTCCATCAAAGGATTTGATAGCAGCATCCCCTGTCCGGCCCATGTTGTCATACCAAGTCTGTGGAAAACATGGacatactgtaaaatgaaatttttcCCTTACAGGTTACAATgaatagaaaagagaaaatctaGTTTGGTCTTCCTCTCACCTGCTTGAAGGTCTTCTTTGACTCTTTACAGGCTGTCTCGACAGTAAACTTTGTGCTGAAGATATTGCAAAGCTTAGCACCATATCCATTACGTCCACCTAAAGAGTATTGGTGTGAAGATGTGGGTTATGCTGCTAGAAAAGGATCTAACAATAAACACTAAACTTGGCTGTGGCAAGTTTATACACAACCCTATAAGTGGCTTTTAATTACATTTGTTCATAGTTTTTCCAACCCTCCattatgatgaaatattttcttttatctggATCAATGGTCTTATTAAAGAGTCTATATAATGATTAACTCAATTATTAAAGTTAAACATAAgatttgtttaaaacatgtctgatcATTTAACTGCACATGTTGCTCGCACTAACAGACTGTATTGTACAGTAGTGTCTACCCTTGTCATCAAGCCCAGATCACAGCAATTTCACTGGCGACAAAAATGTTACAGCCAATAGACAAAATGGCCAAAACTAGACAAATAAAATCCAGGTTGTTCaagcagcattttcatttaaatacatcaatcaatcaaatcaaatgtgttttcataatTCCAAAATAGTTCTCACCAGTGACTTTCTTCTCTTCGTCATCATAGTTACTGGAGGTGAGGAGCTGCCCGAAGATGAGAGCAGGCACGTAGACCTTCTCCACCTTGTGCTGCACCACAGGGATACCCTTCCCATTGTTCCATACACTGATAAGGTTGTTTTcactaaaaggaaaaaacattcacacacatttcattatgTTCTTCTGTGATACCAAGGAAAGCTCTTGATTTTTTAACAACCTACAAGCTAGGGTACACTGTGGTAGGATTATAGGATATTCTGAGATTAACTAGTtgtacattattatttattactcaCACATCAATGTTGACTTTGATGCAGGACATGCTCTTATCCCTCTGCTTATTGTCAGCTGCATTTACTATaggaagataaaaaacaaatagtttCATTATAATAGGCCTGGCATGggatggaaaaacattttgtccaTTTTGATTATACACCTCTAAAATTATGATAGTCATTTACTCACCAAGGATTTCATCAAAAATCTTGTAAAGCCCAGgcacaaacatcacatcacGGCAGTTCAGTCCAACATCCTCATCATACACCCACATTTGctaaggaaaaaaagtcaacGGGTGACTACAAGGATGACGCATAAATTTATATAACATGAACCATTAATTCTTTATTCTCCTGAAACCTGACATCCTGTAACTTTGCAGGGAAAGCAAAATTCTACAGATTATATCTAAAACAGTCCACCCTCACATCAGCCCCTGTGAGATTTACTGGAGGACTTGAAATCAATACAGGTTACTTAGAGAAGCCATCAATTGAAAAAGACATTGGCATAGCTGTGTGACTTCTTACTTGGGTGACAGGCTCTACGGAGCCAATGTAGGAGTCTGGTCGAAGCAAAATGTGCTCCAACTGTGTCTTCTTCTGATATATCCTCTCCACCGACAGCCGCTTTGgatctttctttgtcttttccacCGGCTTGTTTTCAAAGAAGGTTTGCTGCGAATGACACAGGATTAtcttttgttaattttcttGCATTGCAAGCAAGTCAGTAGCAGGGCATCCATTTGTGTTACAGGTAACCTTCATACAATGACGAACAACATCTTCAATAGCATTTCTCACAGTCTGACATTGTTGTAATTACTACAATCTTGAGTCTTATTTGAAAAACCTCGGGGTATTTAGTGAACACAATAACGTCTGTCCACTGCAAAAATTAAATACTCAGTGCACAGACTACTAAACACCCCCTTCATGTTGCTGGGACCGGATTCATTGAGTAGCTCAAGGACACCTCAAGACATGATTGGTTCTTACTagtttccatttttatttcaaggaAGATAAATGTAAGTCATACTATCTACCATTACTTCGTCACTGTGAGGTCACATTTCCACCAGTTTGGAAATTTAAACACTGCTGACAAAAGAGGTGCTGCCTTAACGTTACATCCATTCCATagatttttaaatgcagttaaaaaaaacactcaataaataaatagcatTTTGTCGTTAGCTTGCTGGACGGTTAATGTCATGGATCATAACATTTTGGCCTACATCGCATTTGATGTTTTCCCATGTGTCTGAGAATTACTACCTAACTGAAAGGGACACATCAAGAATTGCTGTTTTCTCGACAAGTGCACTTTGCAttactttgttttaaatatCGGTAACGATGATTGGTTAATGTTGTGCTACAGggtgttagctagctaactctGGCCGTTGCTAAAAAGTTCCTCTGTAGCTAACACCAGAAATGACTGTTAGCTAGTCTGACAGTAAGTTTTCAGCAAATATAAATATCGAAATAACCGTAAAGTTACCTTCAGTGGGTCAGccattctttttatttttaccgtCAAACACAAGCGCTTGCACTAACTTAAACACTATGTTTATAACTAGCTAACTCGTAACAACAACCGCTGCTTGGCTGTGCTGAAACGTAGTCAATCAAGTCCCCGCTTTGAAAATTCAAAACTTAAGAGAAACCTCTCCCGCCAGCCACATTGACCAATCAAACGAACGGCCTCTTGATGTTTCTCTCCAATGAGGAACGTAAAAAAGTCTTTCTTTTAAGGATCAACCAATCCGCGGCGGCAGAAGAAGCATAAGCCCGCCCTTGTTGTTCCTGCGGCCAATCAGATTCCcaataaatatatgtacagaATAAGCttatttaaagtgaaaaaatatgaaaggcGGGACgaagtatttgtattttgttgttattttctatcAAAACGTCTATTCAGTTCTTATTTGGCAatacacattacattttgtCATGCTTTAATTGAGTGACTGATTATTATTTGCAGGTTCACAGAGGTCCAGCTCATGATGAGCTTGTCACGTTTCATACATTCTtatgataaaatacaataaatacactCACAAAAGTGAGCTGAAATCATATTGGTCTACCTATAagaaatatctcaaaaataaTCAAGATAAACTTTTTCCTTAACAGCACCTATTATATTTACATGCATATTTGTATtagtatttgtatttatgtataaaaaaaggCCACAATTTCCAACCAGTGGATATAGATTTGAACTGCATTAAACCTGTAAGTCTGCACTATAATCTCATTGGGACTGTTCAACTTGCTGCAGTGTATGTCGCCTACATTTGAAGCCCCATAGCAAAGTAAAATCAGTCACAAAacagacttttctttctttcaagtTTTAACCAGTTTTTAACTGGCTGGGTgttattaaacatattttttcattaaaaagctTCTCACGCTTTTCTGTGAGAAACTAATTCAGGTTAGGCCTCATCAAATCATTGACTAGATTGTGCCTCATATAATAATCAAAAAGACATTAAGCTAAATGGaccatttaaaaatattttttaaattctagcATAAATACAGTCTTTTTTTGGTGTCATGAAATTTAccgtagagagagagagagagatctcaATAGTTCTCAAAGTgatcttcacttttttttataacatacagCATAG comes from the Seriola aureovittata isolate HTS-2021-v1 ecotype China chromosome 21, ASM2101889v1, whole genome shotgun sequence genome and includes:
- the top2a gene encoding DNA topoisomerase 2-alpha isoform X2, producing MADPLKQTFFENKPVEKTKKDPKRLSVERIYQKKTQLEHILLRPDSYIGSVEPVTQQMWVYDEDVGLNCRDVMFVPGLYKIFDEILVNAADNKQRDKSMSCIKVNIDVENNLISVWNNGKGIPVVQHKVEKVYVPALIFGQLLTSSNYDDEEKKVTGGRNGYGAKLCNIFSTKFTVETACKESKKTFKQTWYDNMGRTGDAAIKSFDGEEFTCITFRPDLPKFKMSTLDKDTLALMTRRAYDIAGATKGVRVFFNGKKLPITGFRSYVDMFVKDKVDELGDTLTVVHETVNERWEVCLTMSEKGFQQVSFVNSIATTKGGRHVDYVADQVVGKLIEVVKKKNKAGVAVKPFQVKNHMWLFVNCLVENPTFDSQTKENMTLQQKNFGSTCLLSDKFIKQATSCGIVESIMNWVKFKAQTQLNKKCSAVKHTKIKGVPKLDDANDAGGKNSIGCTLILTEGDSAKTLAVSGLGVVGRDRYGVFPLRGKMLNVREASHKQIMENAEINNIIKILGLQYKKNYTDPESLKSLRYGKIMIMTDQDQDGSHIKGLLINFIHHNWPSLLRHNFLEEFITPIIKASHKKTQMSFYSIPEFSAWKESQSNHKSWKVKYYKGLGTSTSQEAKEYFSDMQRHRIPFKYAGPEDDEAITLAFSKKKVEERKEWLTNFMTNRRQRREHNLPEEYLYGQSTKSLSYNDFVNKELVLFSNSDNERSIPCLVDGLKPGQRKVLFCCFKRNDKREVKVAQLAGSVAEMSAYHHGEVSLMMTIVGLAQNFVGSNNLNLLQPLGQFGTRLHGGKDSASPRYIFTMLSPLTRLLFPPTDDNLLKYNYDDNQRVEPEWYMPIIPTVLVNGAEGIGTGWASKIPNYDIREIISNIHRMLNGEEPLPMLPNYKGFRGTIEQVMDNQFMNSGEIAIINSTTIEISELPVKSWTQTYKENVLEPMLNGTEKVPPLITDYKEYHTDTTVRFVVKMTEEKLREAEAAGLHKVFKLQSPLTCNSMVLFDHVGSLKKYESVQDILRDFFELRMRYYVLRKDWLVGMLGAESAKLTNQARFILEKIEGTLVIENKPKKELIRMLQSMGYDSDPVKAWKQAQEKNEEEMEEQEEEEGTEKEDTSGPDYNYLLSMPMWFLTKEKKEELCKQRDTKMTELNTLKKKNPEDLWREDLAAFSEELECTEAKEKETATMPVGKGAGKGKKAMKMKEETLPTPQGRRVVPRVTSTMKAEANRKADKKGDGKRGKKIKTENVVVKMEFDGEDSDNAAPSEELGLVARLSKKTKAQPKEKASKTGTQTTLQFKPATKKPKKSPWSDDEPDNLSDSEMEAEEAFAPRERVERKTKAAVKYSLSDSEDDFDDWVNKDAPKQKAVISDDDTSFAPEPSTMADSDMDSPALPPKAPEPAKKAPKGKSTVKQAETKSSSQSDDQVPASKAPVQRKTKEAAPKKAAAAKKPPAPKKKAADVKQPSILDALYKAKPSSNTASKKVPSFDSSDSEGEAKPAPAKAKAKAKPALKRKQAVSDDSDCSSDNLMSRIRGKVTAGGKKTKKMAEDDSFQVSDEEAAAPVAVAPRDKPSRSRKPVTYNLDSDSDEDF
- the top2a gene encoding DNA topoisomerase 2-alpha isoform X1; this encodes MADPLKQTFFENKPVEKTKKDPKRLSVERIYQKKTQLEHILLRPDSYIGSVEPVTQQMWVYDEDVGLNCRDVMFVPGLYKIFDEILVNAADNKQRDKSMSCIKVNIDVENNLISVWNNGKGIPVVQHKVEKVYVPALIFGQLLTSSNYDDEEKKVTGGRNGYGAKLCNIFSTKFTVETACKESKKTFKQTWYDNMGRTGDAAIKSFDGEEFTCITFRPDLPKFKMSTLDKDTLALMTRRAYDIAGATKGVRVFFNGKKLPITGFRSYVDMFVKDKVDELGDTLTVVHETVNERWEVCLTMSEKGFQQVSFVNSIATTKGGRHVDYVADQVVGKLIEVVKKKNKAGVAVKPFQVKNHMWLFVNCLVENPTFDSQTKENMTLQQKNFGSTCLLSDKFIKQATSCGIVESIMNWVKFKAQTQLNKKCSAVKHTKIKGVPKLDDANDAGGKNSIGCTLILTEGDSAKTLAVSGLGVVGRDRYGVFPLRGKMLNVREASHKQIMENAEINNIIKILGLQYKKNYTDPESLKSLRYGKIMIMTDQDQDGSHIKGLLINFIHHNWPSLLRHNFLEEFITPIIKASHKKTQMSFYSIPEFSAWKESQSNHKSWKVKYYKGLGTSTSQEAKEYFSDMQRHRIPFKYAGPEDDEAITLAFSKKKVEERKEWLTNFMTNRRQRREHNLPEEYLYGQSTKSLSYNDFVNKELVLFSNSDNERSIPCLVDGLKPGQRKVLFCCFKRNDKREVKVAQLAGSVAEMSAYHHGEVSLMMTIVGLAQNFVGSNNLNLLQPLGQFGTRLHGGKDSASPRYIFTMLSPLTRLLFPPTDDNLLKYNYDDNQRVEPEWYMPIIPTVLVNGAEGIGTGWASKIPNYDIREIISNIHRMLNGEEPLPMLPNYKGFRGTIEQVMDNQFMNSGEIAIINSTTIEISELPVKSWTQTYKENVLEPMLNGTEKVPPLITDYKEYHTDTTVRFVVKMTEEKLREAEAAGLHKVFKLQSPLTCNSMVLFDHVGSLKKYESVQDILRDFFELRMRYYVLRKDWLVGMLGAESAKLTNQARFILEKIEGTLVIENKPKKELIRMLQSMGYDSDPVKAWKQAQEKNEEEMEEQEEEEGTEKEDTSGPDYNYLLSMPMWFLTKEKKEELCKQRDTKMTELNTLKKKNPEDLWREDLAAFSEELECTEAKEKETATMPVGKGAGKGKKAMKMKEETLPTPQGRRVVPRVTSTMKAEANRKADKKGDGKRGKKIKTENVVVKMEFDGEDSDNAAPSEELGLVARLSKKTKAQPKEKAASKTGTQTTLQFKPATKKPKKSPWSDDEPDNLSDSEMEAEEAFAPRERVERKTKAAVKYSLSDSEDDFDDWVNKDAPKQKAVISDDDTSFAPEPSTMADSDMDSPALPPKAPEPAKKAPKGKSTVKQAETKSSSQSDDQVPASKAPVQRKTKEAAPKKAAAAKKPPAPKKKAADVKQPSILDALYKAKPSSNTASKKVPSFDSSDSEGEAKPAPAKAKAKAKPALKRKQAVSDDSDCSSDNLMSRIRGKVTAGGKKTKKMAEDDSFQVSDEEAAAPVAVAPRDKPSRSRKPVTYNLDSDSDEDF